A stretch of Gadus macrocephalus chromosome 17, ASM3116895v1 DNA encodes these proteins:
- the ajuba gene encoding LOW QUALITY PROTEIN: LIM domain-containing protein ajuba (The sequence of the model RefSeq protein was modified relative to this genomic sequence to represent the inferred CDS: deleted 1 base in 1 codon), whose amino-acid sequence MDRPISKLLEKLKLTDSGSAKFNSSKKKNDQANNSNNSNANVGTTVGSGGLPPAPGSVGAPASRPGQLPLPVAADVCIRGAPGVGGGAPSAQLLSPAPPAPSSKVASGPPEAEQQPPNLAPMRHRSPQQRNSCYLRRESGLGPELDPIMGGPPNGSKASLSQRRCSLELQQMVKRQQLHAPPPPPLSAPPPYPYGSGPRPGGGGGPGGGELGYLPEPERHKRLSLQEALFYKRLSTGGELWESPRPASLSHPPYRHADLPGGGMGGMFCQPGPPLSPRSSFSLQESVLVSPRSSFASSTASGGGGGGGGGGGSPMGSRCSSNRTSGISLGYDSRYSASGGALAPQQGQPFLQGGGPPGYGGQGGRGGYGGGPSVEAWTHYLETGREPGPHDGRHSYPPAVGSPAAACYQAGPEWWGEHWGAGGRAEEAGPAPGERARYSDLPGTRYQEELTRLLLRDAALEGEGLLGGLRLKEPPPAPPQTIKALSKPTATTLAAATAGGPGRPQEEPAGSAAGREPSENRQEYFGTCVKCGKGVYGADNACQALDHLYHTRCFICVSCGRTLRNKDFYNVNGSVYCKEDYMFSGFQAAAEKCSVCGHLILEQILQALGNSYHPGCFRCVVCSKALDGVPFTVDQHSNVYCVLDYNKTFAPKCAACLQPILPTEDSEEILRVVSMNKDYHFECYHCEECRKQLSDKPGSQCFPLDSHLLCHSCHMTRACATH is encoded by the exons ATGGATCGACCCATCAGCAAGCTATTGGAAAAGTTAAAACTAACGGACTCGGGCAGTGCAAAATTCAACAGCTCCAAGAAAAAGAACGACCAAGCGAACAACTCCAACAACAGCAATGCCAACGTTGGCACGACGGTGGGCAGCGGCGGTCTGCCACCGGCCCCCGGCTCTGTCGGTGCCCCCGCCTCCCGGCCCGGCcagctccccctccccgtcGCGGCTGACGTCTGCATCAGAGGAGCCccaggagtaggaggaggagcgccCTCCGCCCAGCTCCTCTCGCCAGCGccgcccgccccctcctccaagGTGGCGAGCGGACCCCCGGAGGCGGAGCAGCAGCCCCCCAACCTGGCGCCCATGCGCCACCGCTCCCCCCAGCAGCGCAACTCCTGCTACCTGCGCCGCGAGTCGGGCCTGGGCCCCGAGTTGGACCCCATCATGGGGGGGCCCCCGAACGGCTCCAAGGCCTCGCTCAGCCAGCGGCGCTGCtccctggagctccagcagaTGGTGAAGAGGCAGCAGCTCCacgccccgccgccgccgcccctctCCGCCCCGCCGCCCTACCCCTACGGATCAGGCCCCCGgccgggcggcggggggggccccGGAGGAGGGGAGCTGGGCTACCTGCCGGAGCCGGAGAGGCACAAGCGTCTGTCCCTGCAGGAGGCGCTGTTCTACAAGCGGCTGAGCACGGGCGGCGAGCTCTGGGAGTCCCCCCGGCCCGCCTCCCTGTCCCACCCGCCCTACCGGCACGCCGACCTGCCCGGCGGGGGCATGGGGGGGATGTTCTGCCAGCCCGGACCCCCGCTGAGCCCGCGCTCGTCCTTCAGCCTGCAGGAGTCGGTGCTGGTCAGCCCGCGGTCCAGCTTCGCCTCCAGCACGGCcagcggcggggggggcggcggcggc gggggggggggcagccccaTGGGCAGCCGCTGCTCCAGCAACCGCACCTCGGGCATCAGCCTGGGCTACGACTCGCGCTACTCGGCGTCCGGGGGCGCCCTGGCGCCGCAGCAGGGGCAGCCCTtcctccaggggggggggccccccGGGTACGGGGGCCAGGGGGGCCGCGGCGGCTACGGCGGCGGGCCCTCGGTGGAGGCCTGGACCCACTACCTGGAGACGGGCCGCGAGCCGGGCCCCCACGACGGCCGGCACTCGTACCCGCCGGCGGTGGGCAGCCCCGCGGCCGCCTGCTACCAGGCGGGGCCCGAGTGGTGGGGGGAGCACTGGGGGGCCGGCGGCAgggcggaggaggcggggccggcGCCCGGCGAGAGGGCCCGCTACTCGGACCTGCCGGGCACGCGCTACCAGGAGGAGCTGACGCGGCTGCTGCTCCGGGACGCGgcgctggagggggaggggctgctgGGCGGCCTGAGGCTGAAGgagccgccgccggcgccgccgcAGACCATCAAGGCGCTGTCCAAGCCCACCGCCACCACgctcgccgccgccaccgccggggGCCCCGGCCGGCCCCAGGAGGAGCCCGCCGGCAGCGCCGCGGGGCGGGAGCCCTCCGAGAACCGCCAGGAGTACTTCG GAACCTGCGTGAAGTGTGGGAAGGGGGTCTACGGGGCCGACAACGCCTGCCAGGCCCTGGACCACCTCTACCACACACGCTGCTTCATCTGCGTCTcctgtg gacGCACCCTGAGGAACAAGGACTTCTACAATGTCAACGGCTCTGTGTATTGTAAAGAGGATTACATG TTTTCAGGATTCCAGGCTGCCGCTGAAAAGTGCAGTGTGTGCGGACACCTTATTCTGGAACAG ATCCTGCAGGCGCTGGGCAACTCGTACCATCCGGGCTGCTTCCGCTGCGTGGTGTGCTCCAAGGCGCTGGACGGGGTCCCCTTCACCGTGGACCAGCACAGCAACGTCTACTGCGTCCTGGACTACAACAA AACATTTGCTCCAAAGTGCGCCGCCTGTTTACAACCCATTCTACCTACTGAG GACAGCGAGGAGATCCTCAGAGTGGTCTCCATGAACAAAGACTATCACTTTGAGTGCTACCACTGCGAG gaGTGTAGGAAGCAGCTCTCCGATAAGCCGGGCTCCCAGTGCTTCCCGTTGGATTCCCATCTCCTCTGCCACTCTTGTCACATGACCCGAGCGTGCGCCACACATtaa